The stretch of DNA ATTTCGGGCCATAAAGTCTTTGTGAAGTAAAGGATTGTTGATGACACCTgcaaaacaagaaatttttcctttttttaagtcaatatCCACGCAGAGATTTGCTTGAGTGTTGAAAGAAGCTGAGATTCTGCGTCATTCTGTATTTTTGCTTTGAAAACAGAATTCTGATTAGCAACAATATTGTgccaaacaattttttttttcgaccgGATGTGTGCCATCCACCTTTAATATAAAAACCTCAACTATTAACTACTTTTCATTGccttttttattctcattaaCAGCACTTAATtgcattataaaaaaaatttaagggaCAAGGTCAAGAGTACTGTGAACAatgaaattgataaagaattAATAGCAAACATTATAACTTTCATTGCATTTCCTTGCAGAATGTAATATAGAAACACTTTAGctaataaagtgaaaaagctaaatttaattaaaaaattatcatttttttttaatgaactcCGAAGCCCGACTTTTCTGTTGGACAGAGGGCAgagataaaacttttttataatttccttttattgttttttttttaagtaatagtttttgtgataaaattgtGACATTTTTGTTACCTGCCAGAGGAGGAAGTCACTGAGCCTCGTTTCACCGGAAGTGCGAATGAGTAGATCCGGATCTGAGCAATATTTTGTGTGTAGGCATCTATTAACGAGGTCATCTGTGATAATCTCCTGATCGAGAATACTGTCCGAGACACCCTCGGTGATTGTCCTGACCGAGTGCGTAATCTCATCCCGGCTTGTGTATGCAAATGCCACATTGAGGATTGCCTTGCTATTCAATCGCGTAATATACATTGCCCTGGCAATTTTACGCTGCAAATATTCAGGCAGCATCCCCATGTTCCCGATAATTCGGATGCAGACCCCATTCTCATTCAGTTTCTCCTCTTCCTCCATGATTTTGTCGAATTTCTCACTGGCCAGCTTCATAAGGGCGTCGACCTCGTCTTCGCTTCTCTTGAAATTCTCAATGCTGAATGCGTACACTGTGACCTCCTTGACACCCAAGTCTAGGCACCACTGTAGCACTTCGGAGAGCTTCTCAAATCCCCGAGAATGTCCTTCCGCCTTCTCTACATGGATCTTCCTGGCAAATCTCCTGTTGCCATCCATAATGAAGGCAATGTGTTCCGGGACTTTACCCACTTTTACCACACGCATGGCCAGCCTCTGCCACCATGGCAGTTTTGTCTCTCGCACCCACGACATTGCACtggaattatttcaaattgcatcacacaaatctctcatctCCGGTGCTTCCCGGATCAATCTCACCTTGTAAGTATCACTCTTCACACCCTTTTTCGTAAATAATTACATCACTCGGGGGCACAAGGAAGCACACACGCGATAGAACAAACACTGGGCTCCACTCCCGGAACACTGGGGCTATTTTTGGGAGCACTAGACTCGACTTCTGGGGCGATTTTCCCGaattaattcacaattttcaagCTGAAAATGACATGTGATGTGCATGACATGTGATCAAATCCCATTGGTCGGCACTTTCGGCCGATAATTCGGCAGAAATTCGTCAAAATTGCAGACAGATAGATTACGCCGAAATGTAtgctaattttaattataaaaattttagcaaatttttcgcattttctggcgaGTTTTCTGGTCAAGTAAAGTTTTTCCAGCTAAAAGGAACACGCTGTGTCATTTGTGCGccaaataaatgcaaaatatctgttttagttctaaaaaaaaatatgttgtaaaaattcaaaacaggTCGAAAACTTTTCTGTCCGAATTCGACCTTTTCTTTTCCGCCATAAAATTTTGGGAACTACGCCGAAACTATTTGGTGGctgtggaaaaattaaaattttctccgcTCCTACGcaattttccggcttttcctgCTACAGAGGACTCTTTTAGGGCCCCCCTGCATCTGTTCCAAGGATTTTTCGGGGTTTTCGATCggttttttgggaaaattaatttggggGAAAAGCCGCCGGCAGTTTtcgatttataatttttacacGATTTTTTCCCCGGAATgaattttcgcgaacttttggaatttttgatgccaaacgacgcggcgtcgcttcctagTCACAAAAACCTGATTTTCCCGTGAAAATTCGGTGGAAAACGTGAGAAAATTGCGGAAAACTGAATGTGTGAGGGGGGCAGTATCAGTCTCGATTAGTGACATGCATCCGTCTCATTCTCTTGAGCAAACAGTGCCAAAAAGTACCAGTGTGGTGCtttttggaactacatttagggcgccaaattcaaaaagtgattttccaatttttactgcgtttccccattttccacgaaaaaatgttgtttttcatcaataaacgTGCACTTACGACTTTCGGAATTGCACAGAGAAGTCGGGAAATCGAAATAAAATCAGTATTGTCACCCAAAAGGCCcaaaaaggacattatgcaaTTTTCGGGGTGAAAATTGTTGCTGAACTTGTAAAAAATACAGCAAACATTGAAAATGGACGAAAGTAATTAACTTACTTGCCATAGAAGAAAATCACTAAGTCTGGTTTCTCCGGAAGTGCGTATGAGGAGATCCACATCACCCACAAACAGGCATTCCTTGATGAGGGCATCTGAGACAATATCCGGTGAGTACAGGTGACCATTTGAAATGCCATCAATTATTTTGCACATTGAACTTGTAATCTCATTTCGGCTAGTGTAGGCAAATGCTAAATTGATGATCAGCTTCTTGTTCATTTTCGTGCAGATCATTACCTCagcgaattttctttgcaaccCCAAAGGCAAATGTGCTGTATCCCCAATAATCCGAATTCTTATGCCTTTCTCCTTGAGTTTCTCGCAATCCTGAATCATTCTGTTTGCTCTTTTTGCAGTCAGATTTAGCAGGTTCTTAACTTCATCACTATCCctcttaaaattctcaatactAAAGGCATACACGGTTATTTCCTTCACTCCTAATTCCAAACAACACTGAATAATTATCGGAAGTACATCGAATCCTCGAGAGTGTCCTTCAGCTTTGGTCAGTTTATTCTTCTCTGCAAATCTCCTATTGCCATCCATAATGAAGGCTATGTGAttgggaattttcctttctttaagCACACGGATGGCACAATTTGCCCACCAGGATAGACTCAACTCCCTCACGAACGACATTGTATATACTGGAAATTGTTTCCAAACATATTGGAGCTTTTATACATTTATtagcaattttatcaatttcctttcttaattttttgtatccGTTAAATAGCACAAATTTTTCTGGGTGGGgtagaaaaattcagaatatcTTGtggtaaattaaaatatcaatttattgcgTTTCTAAAATCGATAATTTAAAGACGAAAATGTGTgtgattaaattgattaaattaatattctgtGGAGGGGTGGGGAGGGGGGTTGAAAATCGACTGCTttcgtttaaaattaaattaattcgtaTTTATcaggagaaaataatttttcacggTCGCTAAAGATTTCTTGTCTCTCTTGCATTTTTATCAGGTCCTTTAAATACGCTAGGACTATAGTAGGTATACATAGTGCCAGCATCGCCAGCATACTGACTTCCTTATGCAGCAATATTacatttaaacaaaattagcGAAAAAGAACTTGACCTtgcttggaaaattcaattttcgtGTTCTTATAAGGAATTTgccattgaatttccattcaataAATAGCAgtaattttgtatttgaaataGTAAAAACATTCTGTgagaattccttaaaaattatctgattgtataatatttatatagCGGTTACCATGTATATAACGTCATGGAAACTTGAAAACATgttccaaaaaaaagctctaaattgGGCTCTATAGTGAATCATTTTCGAATAAAAGGTCTGTGCgcataatttacataaaaactactcaattttctataatttgGTTCTAACATCCCTAACATCAATCCTTGAATTTTCAGAAAGAGAAGCAAAGGGAATAAATAGAATCCTGGGCATCCTAGATGTTGATTAGATCAACGATCTccaatatctttaaaaatttttactcCATTCTTAATAATGTTTGCTTGCTAATCCGACACATATGtagtacatacataacatTAAGCAGTAACTTTATGTTGGAACGGCACCTGTGCTTCCATAGAAAAACACAAActcattcaaaaaataacaagCAGTCAACGGTTTCATGCAGAGCCAAGAAGGGTGGAAATATCGtaatgttgaaagaaaattgccatCATCTTTGCCTAATAGTCAAGAAGGTGGGCTTTATACGCCAAAATCCCCTTccagaaattaattgaagcgGTAGTAATGTTTGCCCTACGATGTCGCACGGGAGGGTTGTCATTACTCAATCCCCCGGCCTTTCAGCGTCTTCAAATACCAACCCCATTCGTCAATTTGGGGGAGACGGGAAAATCGTCTATTTAAGTTGACGGGTGGTGCCCCCCATACGGCAGGGACAATCTATCCCTCAATTTATCTCCTTTAGCGCGGCACATCTGCAGGAAAAGTGTGGGAGAAATCAACCCTGTGTCGAGAAGGCATTCTATATATCCCAAATGGAATCCCCGGTACACGTGCTCCACGCGACGAGACAAACTGCAGAAATTCCTTAAACTGACGAAAACCACACTGCCAGTATCAGAAACCCCATTTTTCCACATCCAAAATGCTCATTCTTGTGTATTGCATTTTAAGGGTTGGTAGTACTAGTCACCACCAACCAACACTCCATGTACTAtatgaaaattccaacaatGAACTTTGGTTGGACGTCAGTTGCATTTTCATGAAAGTTTTGCacatcataaaaatattctaagcGCACAATGTGGCCAACAAACTGCAGAAACGGGTTGTGAAAAGTTTAGGTATTCTCTGTAATTTTCAGCATAGGATGCATGATATGAATTTTAGTTTATCAACTGTTTTTGTCAACTTTTAAGATAAGAAAAATAGACTTacttgaaagttcttttattattccttTTTGTTGTTACAATTTTCTCAGATTTTCCATGAACTTTTCAAGAAGTGAGATCGTTACTTAAATTTTGCTTTAGctattttgttgtttaaaataaaataaatttccttgatTATGCATAAATGATATATATAGCGAtgagattttcaaagaaaaccttttataaattctcaatgacaaaaatttattaaagaacgTGTCACATTCCTAATCGCCGCACCCAATATATTGTTGTAATTCTACATGTAGACGCTGAACAGGTACAAAAAGGCCGCattcttttataattaaaattgaaataaaaagctcaGTCACTCCAAGAAAGTGTAATATGGGAAATGTTTTGCAACTATACGTAGAGAAGTTTTAGGCTgcaaaagcaataaaagttccaatatacataaaattgaataagtgcagtgaaattgcaattttctcgctcTTTTGCAACAAATCCGTTGCCACTGAAAAATTTCCCTTGATCGTTTTagtagagattttttttggggaagttttttcttttgctttcgAGAAAGGCGGAGGGGTATGTAGCACAGCCGGAAAAAACATGTAATTTGTGCATGTGTCGAGGGTTGTCTTTTGATTCTGGGTAGGAGATATCAGTTACTACTTGGCAGGGTGAGTGCTTCTGCGAGGGGATTTTCTGCATGAAGAATGCCGTGGCACTTCTTTTCATCCCGCTTTATCGTGGCATCTCCCTGTGTCACCCATTAACTATTTCCATAAGGCAGAGGGGTGGAGAAGCCACCCTCGCATTTTGGAGGAATGTTCAGTTGACGAAGAGATTCTCTGTGCACTTTCTCGAATATCTTGCAAAAGTGAAGTGGATATACATTCAGCAGAGTCGAACTATAAAGACGAAGCAAGGCATCTTTATGAATCTAATACAACCTTTCATCATCCGCATAAAATTGAGATTGAGCCGCGATGTTCCGTGAATGGGAAGTGGGATTTTGTGGTAGGCAAGTGGCAAGAGGATTTCTGTAGCAGGTAACATGTTACGAGTGCCAGTCCGCCTCTGCGCAGTGAATAGACTCGGATGGTGGGACTCCAACTCTAAGCGAGAGTCGCTGGCAGTCACTTTGGCCATTCCACGCGTTCCTCCGTGAGTTTCGTCGCTTTCAGCAGTCTTCAGTGAACAACAGTCGACGGTGGATGTGTGTAATTTTGCTCTTGGTGCCGTGTGGTTGGAATTCTCGAGTGTTACGGAAATTTCTTCAGTAACTTCTTCACATATATAGTAGTGAATGCAGccctttaaaaatcaattggcttttgattggattgaaACAACATCTTGTGGTTTGCATTGTTGACGCAACAAGGGACCCTTGACTCATTTTCACGTGTGTTGAGATCAAtcactttatttttctgtGACTCTTTTAACCCATCAATCCTCACAACCTTTTGCGCGCTCTTACTTCGTGATCTGTGTATTGGGAAAGACATTGGTGGAGGAAGAAGTGGCCGTATTTGGATGGAATCAATTTATCTCTctaaaataaaagtgaaataacTTAAGTAGATATTGCCAAGAAAGTGACGAATTGCTCCGATCGAACACATACAAATTGGTAATTGGTGCAATTTTCGGCTGACCTCTGACTTGTGGGAATTTATCTTAGACTCCGTAAGCATCTCAGTGCAACCAAGAGAGCTCTTGTGGAAGCATCACGGTGAGTATCtgcaatttttacaaaatctccGCAAATCGTGAGAAATCTCCGCTGTTGCATAATCGAAAATGGGATTATTGTGTGAAATATATTATAAGTGACATCCGCATTTTCTTGAGCCAttgtgaagagaaaattcctccGCAAGCACACATAAATGGGCAATGATATTGAAATATATACATTGTACATCTCTCACAAATATTGCAGtcaacattaaaatttataaaatatgtacTTCCTCAATTTCGGAGAGATTTTTCCGTCTTATGTCCAAAATGATGCTGAGAAAAATTCCCTTAAGCATTCCTCAAAGACAAACATTtgtgagaaaactttttcctcgctttttataaagaaatacactgcaattaatatatattttagagTCCCCGAAGCAAGTTATATATTTATGTGCTgaaatgatataaaaatgaCATCAATCAAaccaaatggataaaattgCTCCAAGAAAGGAGGAAAGTTTTCACAGGGTATCGTACCTTCTATGGAGTTTTTAACGtaatctaaattttctttcaacataaaaaatgatttgcaaagtttcgatttttttacGAGGGATTCTCAACAAGTCTTGATGtacacactaaaaataattttagttaatttgctGGTAAATTCACCGTAAATGTACATTTACaggaaaatttgtcttttttaaacggaaaaccagaaaattttc from Lutzomyia longipalpis isolate SR_M1_2022 chromosome 1, ASM2433408v1 encodes:
- the LOC129797393 gene encoding dehydrodolichyl diphosphate synthase complex subunit DHDDS, which codes for MSWVRETKLPWWQRLAMRVVKVGKVPEHIAFIMDGNRRFARKIHVEKAEGHSRGFEKLSEVLQWCLDLGVKEVTVYAFSIENFKRSEDEVDALMKLASEKFDKIMEEEEKLNENGVCIRIIGNMGMLPEYLQRKIARAMYITRLNSKAILNVAFAYTSRDEITHSVRTITEGVSDSILDQEIITDDLVNRCLHTKYCSDPDLLIRTSGETRLSDFLLWQVSSTILYFTKTLWPEITIWHVLGAIFQYQRHYYQMQTPQKLLRMPMEADLATTTAAKSTHHEQIEHFVSDVDSRHWKHMQELIGQTNASRVRDDNSTELNHNL